The Triticum aestivum cultivar Chinese Spring chromosome 5A, IWGSC CS RefSeq v2.1, whole genome shotgun sequence genomic sequence atttttgaaaatactatttggccaaattatttttgtaagaaattatttttatgtcctatacacatggcatgatcattgggaaaaggttttggatcaaggggaaggagtataagagttggaggatttatttgatttttagagcacttgcaaacagcagtcaaacattcaatcaaagcaaagacaaaacactcaaaagtttttgtcaaaccacattttatcatgatttactagcttaagtgttgtggcatgaaaatcagggtgtgacacatcgatcacggagggcttctacatcaacaccatagcccttccgatgatgtgtgagtagtttgcctcagaccttcgggtccatagttattagctagatggcttcttctctctttttggatctcaatacaaagttctctccctctcttgtggagatctattcgatgtaatcttctttttgcggtgtgtttgttgagatcgatgaattgtgggtttatgatcaagtttatctatgaacaatatttgaatcttctctgaattcttttatgtatgattggttatctttgcaagtctcttcaaattatcagtttggtttggcctactagattgatctttcttgcaatgggagaagtgcttagctttgggttcaatcttgtggtgtcctttccaagtgacagtaggggcagcaaggcatgtattgtattattgccatcgaggataacaagatggggtttttatcatattgcatgaatttatccctctacatcatgtcatcttgcttaaggcgttaccctgttgttatgaacttaatactctagatgcatgctggatagcggtcgatgtgtggagtaatagtagtagatgcaggcaggagtcggtctacttgtcttggacgtgatgcctatatacatgatcatacctagatattctcataactatgctcaattctgtcaattgctcaacggtaatttgttcacccaccgtaaaatacgtatgctcttgagagaagccactagtgaaacctatggcccccaggtctatcttcatcatattaatcttccaacacttagttatttactttgcttttttactttgcatctttatcataaaaatacaaaaatattatcttatcatatatatcagatctcactctcgtaagtgaccgtgaagggattgacaaccccttatcgcgttggttgcgaggatttatttgttttgtgtaggcgcgagggactggcgcgtagcctcctacctgattgataccttggttctcaaaaactgaggaaaatacttacgctactttgctgcatcaccctttcctcttcaagggaaaaacaacgcaatgctcaagaggtagcaatctgatgtctgcttgtgctttattatcatagtggcaaactttgatgcccagtggatgtaatatgccatgatttctttattgtatagtctagattttttcctattcatgatgctgcagttattttaatGGACCATGATgccgcagtaaaccggccaaaccgtaaaattacggtacataatcgggccatcatgcaaatcactatgtatgatccgcatcatgggccccgtcatcttggtccattaacaggcctaaatgtaaactggcccactagtagatttgggcctttaataggccaagtaaaccgtcggccctattttcctaagaaaactcaatgggcttttaggaggctgaaaagtaggttgggcctggaaAGTGCCAAACAGCTCACTGGCcagcagcaggccgaaatagacccgggcccatgattgtgccaatcaaatcatgggcttataataggccaaaattgtctcggtccttgtttggcccaatcagattatcgtctgtgagcaggctggatgcaaacggggccatagttaggcccaactatatgatgggcttttaataggccgaaatgttaaacgggcctttaacaggccgaaactaatatcaggccgaattactaaatgggcctttatcaagtggccccaaaagcatagcgtccagttgacgggccgaatctgatatgggccataatttagcccaaaaccTCTCAAAGggctggacctgatctgggccataatttggcccagaacgtgggaggatTTTAaggggccggatctcatatgggcctttattaggcccagaacatggcagactattaatggaccggatcaaatatgggccggcatttggcccaaaacatggcagcctattaatgggccggcctactagtgtcatcaaaatctttagggccttcagctgggccgatccattatggtcggcgaaatctcatgggcctttagctggcctggcccattatggtctgcaaaatcttgtgggcctttagctgggccggcccgttatggtccgcaaaatctcgcgggcctttagctgggccggaccattatggcccgcaaaatctggtgggcctttagctgggccggcccattatggtctgcaaaatctcatgggccttttgctgagctggcccattatggaccacaaaatcttgtgggcctttagttgggccagcccatttaaactttatgggccacttttgggccggtccatgcgtcaacatttcataagcacatctcgcccattggatgagtgacacatgtgccaacagggagctgacacgtgtttcctccagccaatgatgattttacacgtggaaaatcgccattggtccgggctgttaacgggttatcggatccaaaactagacccgatagtttaacggtgttccattacggtggatgccacgtgccggtcacccttgatgaaagcacttctgtaacACATGAtttttcgtcatggaagtggacactttcgtgatgataattttggtaatgtcatggaacacttctgcgacagcacaggtatgactatcttgattctgtcataaaatcgtcatggatgtacatgcatgacaaaaaacgcgacctactgtgacaaacacgtatcatcacggaagtgtatttttttgtagtgtttacctcctctagttgcaactctaacagcaaagtcatgcatattatgattcatttcatcaagtaattctctttgagatttagcaacttgttctaattgagtttgaaccatagaagcatgttttccaacacctctaacatcatttgatattctagataacaagtcactcaagcgagcaatcatatcagaattatatttcaattgtttcataacatttgcattgaagtgaccttgttttctaatataattttcaaactcataaaggcattggctaggatgcatattgtgaggattgtcattttcattaaacttcataagagaatttacctctaccaccttaggcattggtggtgtattaagcccatgtagttcttcaataggaggtaaatttttaacatcctcgactttaatacctttttccttcatagatttctttgtctcttgcatatcttcgggactgagatataatatacccctcttcttcggagtgggtttaggcggtggttcaggaatagtccaatcatcataatttttcattattttattcaacaattcttcagcttgagcaatagttagttccctaaaaacacaaccagcacaactatctaggaagtccctagaagcatcggttagtccattatagaagatatcaagaattccatttttcttaagaggatgatcaggcaaagcattaagtaactggcaaagcctcccccaagcttgtgggagactctcttctttcgtttgcacaaaattaaatatttcctgtaaggcagcttgtttcatatgagtaggaaaatatttttcagagaagtaataaaccatatcctggggaccacgcacacaaccaggagcaagagtagtattgtaccaagctttagcatcaccctttaatgagaaaggaaataatttgagaataaagtaataacgagttttctcatcatgtgtaaaaagggtggctatatgattcaacttagtaagatgtgccacaacagtttcagtttcataaccatggaaatgatcagattcaaccagagtaattaactctgggtcgacagagaattcataatccttatcatcaatacagataggtgaagtagcaaacttaggatcacatttcagtctagcattcagagatttttctttatacttgtgtagtaatttctctagatcatctctatcattgcaagcaagaatatctctagttgcttcttcactcataacataacctttcggtatcttaggcaattcatatctaggaaggctagttctagcaggtgttttaggagattcaatttcaagctcatcatcagattcaacaacatcatgttgtataactctagcaatttgtctatcaagaaattcaccaagtggcacatcatcattatcaagaaaggtactagcatcatcataagcatcattcatattagaagtagcatcatcaataacttgcgacatatcagaactaatagcatgtggtggtgttgcaagtttattcataacagaaggtgaatctaaagcagaactggatggcagttcctttccttccctcgtccttgagggaaatatcttagtatttggatccttcagattcttcatagtgataatatgataataatcccaagtgacttaacaaatatagctatgctccccggcaacggcgccagaaaaaagtcctgataacccacaagtatagggggttgcaatagttttcgagggtagagtattcaacccaaatttatagattcgacacaaggggagccaatgaatatttgaaggtattagcagctgagttgtcaattcaactacacctgaagattaattatctgcagaaaagtgatcagtagcagagtagtttgatagttttgatagtagtgacagtagcaacggtaacagtaacagtggtagCAATATTTtttagcaagtgtaatagtgatggtagcagtagtaacgcagcaaaatcaataaggataaattcgtaggcattggatcggtgacttgttggatgatattcatcatgagacaattataacctagggtgatacggcactagctccagttcatttatataatgtaggcatgtatttcataaatagtcatacgtgctttattaaaagaacttgcatgccatcttttgtcctaccctcccgtggcagcggggtccatattggaaactaagggatattaagccctccttttaatagagaacggaacaaaacattaacacatagtgaatacatgaactcaaactacggtcatcaccgtgagtgggcttggttgttgtcactctggggttgccgaatcataatcgtagtaggtgactataacttgcaagatcagatctagaacatggatataataatgataacataaacggttcagatctgaaatcatggcacacgggcccaaagtgacaagcattaagcatggcaaattcatagcaacatcaatctaagaacatagtggatactagggatcaggccctaacaaaactaactctattacatgatgaatctcatccaactcctcaccgactagcgagtctacgaaggaattactcactctcggtggggagcatcatggaattggcgatggagaagggttggtgatgacgaagaacgaagatcccctctccggagccccatacggactccagatctgccctcttgaggaagaacagggcttggcggcggctccgtctcgtggatcacgataattctttccccctgatttttttctagaataatgtgaatttatagtatcaggggggtcatcagcggggccaccaggtgggtacaacccacttgagcgtgccaggagaggggggcgcgccctggtgggttgtgcccacccaggggcccctctccggtgggtcttggctccaaaaattcttattattggtataaaaaatcttcaaaaaattTCGTTtcatcccgagaacttttatttctgcacaaaaacaataccatggtagttctgctgaaaacaatgtcagtctggggttagtttcattcaaattatgcaaattagagtccaaaacaagaggaaaaacgtgagaaaaagtagatacgttggagacgtatcaatgctttgtatgatgggtcatgtgacccctatttatAATGtgatgttatgtatggctcttcggagcctcttaaataaatactttgaatcgtagagttatgttgtgatgccatgttgtatctacacatatcgtgcctatttgtgtgtatgtttgaaatgcattgttaTGTGTGGGATTCAACACCTAGTTATCTGTCTTTCctacagggaaatgcctcctagtgcttccactgagccttggtagttcactactactccggaacacatggattgaccggcatgtatccttctttgctcctgtgtgtgtccctacggggaaatgacatgcattgttcctttaagtccttgtagcttgctatgacttcgGTTCATATACATTGATGACTGCCATGTGCATTGCTGGGTTAGCCATGCCTATCCGATTacgtttgtgccaccttggttTATGACTTGTCATGTCGACCCGgattctctatcatatggatgctagcatcacaatcatatacatgagccaaaagatGTAAACGGTCCCAGCCAAGGTAAAGGCGGCAGCCGTGGGTTACCGTGCatgaggccgtaaagtgatatgatATGTTTTATGCTAGATCgttgtgacttaggatcggggtcccgacacgagCCAAGAAGGCATCGTGGATGCTTGGAGGATATAGGACGTTGGGAATCATAATTCAACTACTGTTGACGTCAAATCGCTGTGGAAAATCGTGGATTGCTGAGTTTTACTATTTTATAGTTCCTTCAGCGCCCAGATTCCTTCATGCATTTCTTTGACAATAATTAATCCATTCACAGTTGTTTTGTCAAAATGAAATTAACTATAAAGTAACCACGAAACTTTTGGCCACCTAACATCTGATCCGTTCACCGTGGAAGTACACCGCTATGAAATGCTACTTTCCTATCAACAATCatgataaaatcaagcaatatttTGGAATAGAACAGCTTCAAACAAAAGGGAGTCTGTTGTGTTAGATGTCAGGGACTTGTATTTCTTTATATTGTACGGATAGTTGTTTGATTCACAGCATTGTAATTTGTAATAtgtatttttgaaaattgcattatgCTTTAAGAAAAGAATTCCACTGAGTCCTGTTTCTAGAAAATACATTTATGGTTTTTCATGGTGCTAGTATAAATATAAAGTAATTTTAAGTATTGTATGATGCAAATGAAACGAAAAATAAAGAAGTACGTACTCCATAAGTAGTAACATATGTGACATAACTGTAACTATTTAGAAAAAGAATATCAGAAACAAAAAAGGCTCGGAATAGAAGTTTCCGACCACggttgccttcttcttccttccatCCTCTCCTCCATCCCTCTCACGGAAGAGAATAAGataaccaccgccatgctcccccacaTGCCCATGCCCGAACAATTCATCCCCATGTGCAAGCCCAATCGCCCCCGTGACCCAACGAGCCATCGAAGCCAATAGATTTTCCAACTACGCATGGAGCGAGAATTCAATCTTCGCGTGTGACCGGTCTCACCTGGAATTCCTGCAAGGATCCACCCAGGAAGAGGAACAGAGCAATCCCATCGCCACACATTTCTCCCCGCTCTTCGGACGGCGGAGCCGCCATAAACCTCCCCTAAAGCTCCTTCATTAGCCTCTGATCATCATCTGTTCCGCCAAGAATCCCCCAAGGCAAGAGGGCCCGCTCCAAGATCCGATCGTTTTGTGAGTTGTTCAATCGCAATCCCTGTAAATTTCCTAGGAAAGAAACCAGGGATCGTGGACGCAGGCGGGAGACAACTTCCATTTCCCATCGGTTGTTGGCGTGGCTCGCCGCGGTATTTTCTGACAAGGGGTGGGAAGGGAGGCCCGTACGGTTCTTGATCCCGTGGAGAGCCGCAGCTGTCGACTCCAATGCAGCCGGACCCTAAAGGCCCCGGGAGGGAGAAGGCGCACGCTCGGCTGCCGCCGCCGGTGACGGCGCCGTCGGTGGGGCGGCCGGCGTCGGTGCTGCCGCACAAGACGGCGAACGTGCGCGACCACTACCGCATCGGGAAGAAGCTGGGACAGGGGCAGTTCGGCACGACGTACCTGTGCGTGGACAAGGAGGACGGCGGCGAGTACGCGTGCAAGTCCATCCCCAAGCGCAAGCTGCTGTGCCGCGAGGATTACGAGGATGTCTGGCGCGAGATCCAGATCATGCATCACCTGTCGGAGCACCCCAATGTGGTTCGCATCCGCGGCGCCTACGAGGACGCCCTCTTCGTGCACCTGGTCATGGAGCTctgcgccggcggcgagctcttcgaCCGCATCGTGGCCAAGGGGCACTACAGCGAGCGTGCCGCTGCCCAACTCATCAGGACGATCGTGGGGGTGGTAGAGGGGTGCCACTCGCTCGGTGTCATGCATCGGGACCTCAAGCCGGAGAACTTCCTCTTCGCGAGCACGGCCGAGGACGCCCCACTCAAGGCCACGGACTTTGGGCTTTCCGTCTTCTACAAGCCTGGTTGGTTGCTATTTCGTTAAATTATTTGATTTGATTGATGCAACAATTAGCGATGCTCTTGGTGTTAAATTGATCTTGGTATTTACGGCAACCTTATCAATACGCCATTTGAATAGATTGCTCAGTTGAGGAATGAAAATATCCATATGGTTTATATTTAATTGACGAAAAATCAATATGATATGGTAGTTTGACGGAAAATCAATaatgctactccctccgatccatattaattgtagCTGATTTGATTTAGTACAACGGTGGGAGCACTGTAAATGCTATGTGGTTTGACTGTTTTGATCTTTGAAGTCAATTTTATACTCTTTTACATAACGGAGGTATGTTACATAACCATATTTTTTTGTAATGTTGCCCAATAATCTGATGGAAATTCATAAAGTCGCAATAAGTAATTCTAGCCTGGATTAGAGGATAAGTTTGGTAAATGGGTATCAATACTTATATTGGTCAAATATGGTACAGTACAATATTGTGGGCTATGAAAGTGGTTTCCAGTTATTGACTTTGGCTGGGAAACATTAGCAATTTTGGGTATATGGCCTTCCATGGGCTGGACATCTAGCTTCTACGTATGTGCTTACTGTTGTGTTACTGTACCATAGTTAATTTTTCTTTTTGAAAGAAAGCCAAAGTTCAGCGCGGCTAACTAATCCACTAGTACCTTAGTTCATGAGACACAACTTCGTAGGATATGAAAGTACTCGTACATGTTAAGCTGTATTGCGAACTGCGATGTATGGATTCTTTTTGTCCTCCACGCTGAAAATTGCTGCAGACAGGAGAGCTTATGTTCACAGGGTTGCACTTTAAAGAATGACATCACTGCAAAAAATTTGATTGTGTTACAAGACGTTGCTTAATATTTTCTAGAACATATACACTGTTAACATGTCGGTGCAGCTAAATCTCTGGCCACCCACATGTTTACAAAATCGAGTCAATAACATGCCAAATAACAATACTTCCTGGCTCCATACATGGGCACTGAGCAGCAAAAGAATGTGAAACAGAATTACAGAAACAAGAACAAGATACAGTTTTATAGTCAATAAAACTAGACAACTGAAGGAACTTTGCTTCACGGAGCTGTTAAATGTGTATGTGAGGACATGTGGGACAACTTAGTGATTAATATTTTGTCAAGATAAATTTTTGTTGCTAGCAGAACAGAATTTGTCAAAGTCGCACCTGCGCTGCCATGCTTAATTTAGTGCATAGTGACTAGTTAATGGAATCTTGAGTTAATGCGGTCTACCATTTTATTTCGCTAGAAATGAAATGATTAATAGAACTTGCACTAAAAGTTTGTTGACAATGAAAACTCTCCCTTCTCGTTTTTCAGGAGATAAATTTGCAGATGTTGTTGGGAGTCCCTATTATGTTGCACCTGAGGTGCTTCTAAAATGCTATGGCCCAGAAGCTGATGTCTGGAGTGCCGGAGTAATTCTGTACATTTTGCTGTGTGGTGTACCTCCGTTTTGGGCAGGTAGATTATTTACTGTTCGAACCATTGAACTGCTAGGTCTAGATCTATTATCATTTGCCAACATTACCATGTTTGAGTGGATAAAATCTGTTCTTCTCCTCTCAGAAAGCGAAACAGGAATTTTCAAGCAGGTTTTGCGAGGTAAGCTTGACTTGGAAACTGAACCATGGCCTAGTATCTCTGATAGTGCTAAAGATCTAGTTCGTAAGATGCTTATCCGTGATCCTACAAAGAGAGAGACTGCTCATGAGGTTCTGTGTAAGTCTTGCTCTGTCCTTCCCTGTGTCACATAAGTGTATTTTTACTAATAATAACAATGCTGCATGCATCTCCGGATGCAGAGACGGGGGAGGTTCTCCCTTCCATTATCTGAAAGAAGTAATAACAATGGCATTTCCCATGTCAGGTCATCCATGGATTGTTGATGATTCTGTTGCACCTGACAAACCTATTGATTCTGCTGTTTTGTCAAGGCTGAAACACTTTTCTGCAATGAACAAGCTGAAGAAGATGGCATTGAGGGTATGGAATCTTTTTGTCCTGTTAGTGACATGTAGCAGACATTGCACGCTAAATTCACTACTCTGTCTTTGCACATCAGTAGAGTTAGTGCTCTATTACAACATTACATTATTGCTTCCTTTTTCTGACACTTCTATTATACATACAAACACTGACTAGAATGCGTTCACTGAAAATGGAAGTCTCAAGTGAAATTATTTCATAACTATCACGCATATGTAACGAAGGAAATTGAGATTTTAATAAGAAATATAAATTATTGTGTACCAATCTTGTCAGTGGGCCTTGTCTCTTTGTGATTTGTATGATTGTACAATCTTGTTTGCTTGGACTCTTGGTGAAGTGGCATCTCGCAGAATAATGTGGTAATATTTTTGCAACTGCTGAATAAAGATGGCAGCAAAGTGCAACGTGAATTATCTTGTACCTTGATCTTTTCAGGGACCAAGCGTGTTTGTGTTCTTGCAGGTCATTGCTGAAAGTCTATCTGAGGAGGAGATCGGTGGCTTAAAAGAATTGTTTAAAATGATTGATACTGACAATAGTGGGACAATAACTTATGAAGAACTGAAGG encodes the following:
- the LOC123102768 gene encoding calcium-dependent protein kinase 28, which translates into the protein MQPDPKGPGREKAHARLPPPVTAPSVGRPASVLPHKTANVRDHYRIGKKLGQGQFGTTYLCVDKEDGGEYACKSIPKRKLLCREDYEDVWREIQIMHHLSEHPNVVRIRGAYEDALFVHLVMELCAGGELFDRIVAKGHYSERAAAQLIRTIVGVVEGCHSLGVMHRDLKPENFLFASTAEDAPLKATDFGLSVFYKPGDKFADVVGSPYYVAPEVLLKCYGPEADVWSAGVILYILLCGVPPFWAESETGIFKQVLRGKLDLETEPWPSISDSAKDLVRKMLIRDPTKRETAHEVLCHPWIVDDSVAPDKPIDSAVLSRLKHFSAMNKLKKMALRVIAESLSEEEIGGLKELFKMIDTDNSGTITYEELKDGLKRVGSDLMEPEIQSLMDAADIDNSGSIDYGEFLAATLHVNKLEREENLVSAFAFFDKDGSGFITIDELSQACEKFGLSDVHLEDMIKDVDQNNDGQIDYSEFAAMMRKGNAGGSSGTSGAVGAGRRTMRNSLHVNLGEILRPGGST